A region of Streptomyces sp. NBC_01267 DNA encodes the following proteins:
- a CDS encoding class II fructose-bisphosphate aldolase produces the protein MPLAESGTLVADAAARRGAVAAFNIITLEHAEAVIAGAEAAGAPVILQISENAVKYRQGQLLPLARAAAEAARLAAVPVALHLDHVKSDALLRQAADAGFSSVMYDAAHLPYAENLAATRNAAEWAHSHGLWIEAELGEVGGKDGAAPLDAHAPGARTEPEEARAFVADSGVDALAVAIGSSHAMTSRTAVLDHDLLGRLRKALDVPLVLHGSSGVPDAELSAAVTGGIAKVNIGTALNIAMTTAIREVLTARPEAVDSRTYLKAGRQAMAETVTGLITLLGAATAA, from the coding sequence ATGCCCCTCGCCGAGAGCGGGACGCTGGTCGCCGACGCCGCCGCCCGGCGCGGCGCGGTGGCCGCGTTCAACATCATCACGCTGGAGCACGCGGAGGCGGTGATCGCCGGGGCCGAGGCCGCCGGTGCCCCGGTCATCCTCCAGATCAGCGAGAACGCGGTGAAGTACCGGCAGGGGCAGCTGCTTCCGCTGGCGCGCGCCGCGGCCGAGGCGGCGCGGCTCGCGGCCGTGCCCGTCGCGCTGCACCTCGACCACGTGAAGAGCGACGCCCTGCTGCGGCAGGCGGCCGACGCCGGGTTCAGCTCGGTGATGTACGACGCCGCGCACCTCCCGTACGCGGAGAACCTGGCCGCGACCCGGAACGCCGCCGAGTGGGCGCACTCCCACGGACTGTGGATCGAAGCCGAGTTGGGCGAGGTCGGTGGCAAGGACGGCGCCGCACCGCTGGACGCGCACGCACCGGGCGCGCGTACCGAGCCGGAGGAGGCCCGCGCGTTCGTGGCCGACTCCGGGGTGGACGCGCTGGCCGTGGCGATCGGCAGCTCGCACGCGATGACCTCGCGTACCGCCGTGCTCGACCACGACCTGCTCGGCCGGCTGCGGAAGGCCCTCGACGTACCGCTGGTGCTGCACGGCTCCTCCGGTGTGCCGGACGCCGAACTCTCCGCGGCCGTCACCGGCGGCATAGCCAAGGTCAACATAGGTACGGCCCTGAACATCGCGATGACCACCGCGATCCGGGAGGTCCTCACCGCCCGCCCCGAGGCGGTCGACTCGCGGACGTACCTCAAGGCCGGGCGGCAGGCGATGGCCGAAACGGTCACCGGGCTGATCACGCTGCTCGGAGCCGCGACCGCGGCGTAG
- a CDS encoding ABC transporter permease, translating into MTSTAENGAPRTRTPKETRQGIRRASVFLAARSLKAHRRAWAAVFAAVALAGTLLGAFAIVIGSLLVAQPPVERYGAADAVVAANQRISYTAKPWGSKPKTATAYLPERAGLSRAVLAEVRGAHGVARAVADDSVPLTLPGGRPAVGRSWPSAALTPYGLTAGRAPTGPDEVVLDTALAHGVRVGGTVRLQIDGPARPYTVSGLASAHRSGSPAVFFTEHRLSALAGHPGTVDAIGVIAEPGVSTGALHDSLRAALPDGSVRVLTGAGRGVAEQLGALGDRDDLLALLASIASTVVMVALLVIAATISQAVYQRLPGLALLRAVGATPRQLRAAVGHEVMRVAPAAAGAGAVGSVPLGLLLRHQLTSASLPLPAPPWLFLAAPLAAAVLVVAAARPVAALAARAVTAVRPAEAMSSAASAEPGEPGRFRLGAGLVMAVVGFGAAGTATLQSGQLAAAAASTSALGLVVAVALLSPAIARTVTRVLGAPLRRSGGPAGFLAASALTAHARRLGAALTPIVLVVAFVCVQLSAGTTLERATDAGAAAAVRAGLTVDGPPAGLPVGAATAVRHAPGVRAATGVLHSTVVLAHRSAGDPVLDRVPVQGVTAEGLTSLLDPGVTAGDPARLTGRDTVAVGKDRADELGVRPGSTVRLRYGDGTEARLRVVAVYERALGVGDFLLPHDQLAAHMSAPRDHHILVALDVTSDADAVRAALAPYTGFRLRATAAADVRPVPAPDRQGLLVVGVGVIGGFTVLSVISTLVLITVGRRPELALLRLIGARRSQLVRMLMAETALIAVAGLLIGTVVAAVPLVAFGLSVAGTLPYLPPAQYAVIALTVTVAAAAGTLVPALWTAAGRAALKHRTD; encoded by the coding sequence GTGACCAGCACAGCGGAGAACGGAGCGCCGCGGACGAGAACACCGAAGGAGACGCGCCAGGGGATCCGGCGGGCCTCGGTCTTCCTCGCCGCGCGCTCGCTCAAGGCCCACCGCCGGGCGTGGGCCGCGGTGTTCGCCGCGGTGGCGCTCGCGGGCACCCTGCTGGGGGCCTTCGCCATCGTGATCGGATCGCTGCTGGTGGCGCAGCCTCCGGTGGAGCGGTACGGGGCGGCGGACGCGGTGGTGGCGGCGAACCAGCGGATCTCGTACACGGCGAAACCGTGGGGCAGCAAGCCGAAGACGGCGACCGCGTATCTGCCCGAGCGGGCCGGGCTCAGCCGTGCGGTACTCGCCGAGGTGCGGGGCGCCCACGGGGTGGCCCGCGCGGTGGCGGACGACTCGGTCCCGCTGACCCTGCCGGGCGGGCGTCCCGCGGTGGGCCGCTCCTGGCCCTCGGCGGCGCTCACTCCGTACGGACTGACCGCGGGCCGTGCTCCCACCGGTCCGGACGAGGTGGTGCTGGACACGGCGCTGGCGCACGGTGTCCGGGTCGGCGGCACCGTCCGGCTCCAGATCGACGGACCGGCGCGGCCCTACACCGTCTCCGGTCTGGCCTCCGCGCACCGTTCCGGCTCCCCCGCCGTCTTCTTCACGGAGCACCGGCTGAGCGCGCTGGCCGGGCACCCCGGCACGGTGGACGCCATCGGCGTGATCGCCGAGCCCGGTGTGTCCACCGGGGCGCTGCACGACTCGCTGCGCGCGGCGCTGCCCGACGGTTCGGTCCGGGTCCTGACCGGTGCGGGCCGGGGCGTGGCCGAGCAGTTGGGCGCGCTCGGGGACCGGGACGACCTGCTGGCCCTGCTGGCGTCGATCGCCTCCACCGTGGTGATGGTCGCGCTGCTGGTCATCGCCGCCACGATCTCGCAGGCCGTGTACCAGCGGCTGCCCGGACTGGCCCTGCTGCGGGCCGTCGGTGCGACGCCCCGGCAGCTCAGGGCCGCCGTCGGGCACGAGGTGATGCGGGTGGCGCCGGCCGCGGCCGGCGCGGGGGCGGTCGGGTCCGTGCCGCTGGGGCTGCTGCTGCGGCACCAACTCACCTCTGCGTCACTGCCGTTGCCCGCGCCGCCGTGGCTGTTCCTCGCCGCGCCGCTCGCCGCCGCCGTGCTCGTGGTGGCCGCCGCGCGCCCGGTCGCGGCGCTCGCGGCGCGTGCCGTGACGGCCGTGCGGCCCGCGGAGGCGATGAGTTCGGCGGCGTCGGCGGAGCCCGGCGAGCCGGGCCGGTTCCGGCTGGGCGCCGGGCTGGTGATGGCCGTGGTGGGGTTCGGCGCGGCCGGTACGGCCACGCTGCAGAGCGGCCAGCTCGCCGCTGCCGCCGCGTCCACCTCCGCGCTCGGGCTGGTCGTCGCGGTCGCGCTGCTCAGCCCGGCCATCGCCCGCACGGTCACCCGGGTCCTGGGCGCGCCGCTGCGCCGCTCGGGCGGGCCCGCCGGGTTCCTCGCGGCCTCGGCGCTGACCGCGCACGCCCGCAGGCTGGGGGCGGCGCTGACTCCGATCGTGCTGGTGGTCGCCTTCGTCTGCGTACAGCTGTCGGCGGGCACCACGCTGGAGCGGGCCACCGATGCCGGTGCGGCGGCTGCGGTGCGGGCCGGTCTGACCGTCGACGGGCCGCCCGCCGGGCTGCCGGTGGGCGCGGCGACGGCCGTGCGGCACGCGCCGGGTGTGCGGGCGGCCACCGGTGTGCTGCACAGCACGGTCGTCCTGGCACACCGTTCGGCGGGCGACCCGGTGCTGGACCGCGTACCGGTCCAGGGGGTGACGGCCGAGGGGCTGACCTCGCTGCTCGATCCGGGGGTGACCGCCGGTGATCCGGCGCGGTTGACGGGCCGGGACACCGTGGCCGTCGGCAAGGACCGCGCGGACGAACTCGGCGTCCGTCCCGGCTCGACCGTGCGGCTGCGGTACGGCGACGGAACCGAGGCCCGGCTGCGGGTGGTGGCGGTCTACGAACGCGCCCTGGGCGTGGGCGACTTCCTGCTCCCGCACGACCAGCTCGCCGCGCACATGTCGGCGCCGCGCGACCATCACATCCTGGTGGCGCTCGACGTCACGTCGGACGCGGACGCGGTGCGGGCCGCGCTCGCCCCGTACACCGGGTTCCGGCTCCGTGCGACGGCCGCGGCCGATGTGCGGCCGGTCCCCGCGCCCGACCGGCAGGGGCTGCTGGTGGTCGGTGTGGGGGTGATCGGCGGGTTCACGGTGCTCTCCGTGATCAGCACACTGGTGCTGATCACCGTGGGACGCCGCCCGGAACTCGCCCTGCTGCGTCTGATCGGCGCCCGGCGGTCGCAGCTCGTCCGGATGCTGATGGCGGAGACGGCGCTGATCGCGGTCGCGGGCCTGCTGATCGGCACGGTGGTGGCGGCGGTCCCGCTGGTGGCGTTCGGGCTGTCGGTGGCGGGCACCCTTCCGTACCTGCCGCCGGCCCAGTACGCGGTGATCGCGCTGACGGTGACGGTCGCGGCGGCGGCCGGCACCCTGGTCCCGGCGCTGTGGACCGCGGCCGGACGTGCTGCCCTCAAGCACCGCACGGACTGA
- a CDS encoding ABC transporter ATP-binding protein, with amino-acid sequence MLTLESVSRVYGREAGRETAALDGVSCTVPAGSFTAVVGPSGSGKSTFLQCAAGLDRPTSGTVRIGGTDLGALSETALTRLRRDRVGFVFQSHALNLVDSLSVGENVVLPLVLAGANPSAPGIRERGRRLLARVGLADRDTDAPHRLSGGQQQRVAVARALVTGPDVIFADEPTASLDPESAVLVLGLLRDAVRADGRTVVMVTHDPTAANWADTVLTMDGGKLL; translated from the coding sequence ATGCTGACGCTGGAATCGGTGAGCCGGGTCTACGGCCGGGAGGCCGGTCGGGAGACAGCCGCCCTCGACGGGGTCAGCTGTACGGTCCCGGCGGGGAGTTTCACCGCGGTGGTGGGGCCGTCGGGTTCGGGCAAGTCCACCTTCCTGCAGTGCGCCGCCGGCCTGGACCGGCCGACTTCGGGGACGGTACGCATCGGTGGTACGGATCTGGGGGCGCTGAGCGAGACCGCCCTGACGCGGCTGCGCAGGGACAGGGTCGGGTTCGTCTTCCAGTCGCACGCGCTGAATCTGGTGGACTCGCTGAGTGTCGGCGAGAACGTGGTGCTTCCGCTGGTGCTGGCCGGGGCGAATCCCTCCGCGCCCGGCATCCGGGAGCGCGGCAGGCGGCTGCTGGCGCGGGTCGGTCTCGCCGACCGGGACACCGACGCGCCCCACCGGCTCTCGGGCGGCCAGCAGCAACGGGTCGCGGTGGCACGGGCGTTGGTCACCGGCCCGGACGTGATCTTCGCGGACGAGCCGACGGCCTCGCTCGATCCGGAGTCGGCGGTCCTGGTGCTCGGTCTGCTGCGCGACGCGGTGCGGGCCGACGGCCGCACGGTCGTCATGGTCACGCACGACCCCACGGCCGCGAACTGGGCGGACACCGTCCTGACGATGGACGGCGGCAAGCTGCTGTGA
- a CDS encoding sensor histidine kinase produces MSTAPADRTPLTAAILRAGDASRYLLVGLAVALVCYVSLFGVAAALLFALIAIGLPAWPEVVKLLRKLAQAERRRAARRLGTAVPEPARYLPLEGETAVRVRLALTDPATWRIVRWLAVQTVLGMIFGYATLIVWPVALLVDGIHLSVMHLVDRRRTDEYGTEPPARKGLVLRWLPELADLAAAWTRDLLRPGPPPTGMAERITQLTESRAGAVEAHGAELRRIERDLHDGAQARIVALSMRIGLAKQLLDRDPEVARQRLDEAQDGAEEALAELRHVVRGIHPPVLTDRGLAGAVRALAAGVTVPVEADLDGVDDGRRLPAAIEAAAYFVVAEALTNISKHSGATTATVRIARGPGVLRVHIGDDGCGGADEGAGSGLVGIRRRVAALDGTTRIVSPTGGPTEIEVELPCAS; encoded by the coding sequence ATGAGCACCGCACCGGCCGACCGCACCCCGCTGACGGCGGCGATCCTGCGTGCCGGGGACGCCTCGCGCTACCTGCTCGTCGGGCTCGCGGTCGCGCTGGTCTGTTACGTGAGCCTCTTCGGGGTCGCCGCCGCGCTGCTCTTCGCCCTGATCGCCATCGGGCTGCCCGCCTGGCCCGAGGTGGTGAAGCTGCTGAGGAAGCTGGCGCAGGCCGAACGGCGGCGCGCGGCACGGCGGTTGGGGACTGCGGTGCCGGAACCCGCGCGGTACCTGCCGTTGGAGGGCGAGACCGCGGTGCGGGTACGGCTGGCCCTCACCGACCCGGCGACCTGGCGGATCGTGCGCTGGCTGGCCGTCCAGACGGTCCTCGGGATGATCTTCGGATACGCCACCCTGATCGTCTGGCCGGTGGCCCTGCTCGTGGACGGGATCCATCTGAGCGTCATGCACCTCGTCGACCGGCGCCGCACCGACGAGTACGGCACCGAACCCCCGGCACGCAAGGGCCTGGTGCTGCGGTGGCTGCCCGAACTCGCCGACCTGGCAGCCGCGTGGACCCGCGATCTGCTCAGGCCGGGGCCGCCGCCCACCGGGATGGCCGAGCGGATCACCCAGCTGACAGAGAGCCGGGCCGGGGCCGTCGAGGCGCACGGCGCCGAACTGCGCCGTATCGAACGGGACCTGCACGACGGGGCGCAGGCCAGGATCGTCGCACTCTCGATGCGGATCGGACTCGCCAAGCAACTGCTCGACCGCGACCCGGAAGTGGCGCGGCAACGACTCGACGAAGCACAGGACGGCGCCGAGGAGGCACTCGCCGAGCTGCGCCACGTCGTACGCGGCATCCACCCGCCGGTGCTCACCGACCGCGGACTGGCAGGCGCGGTACGGGCCCTGGCGGCCGGGGTGACCGTCCCCGTCGAGGCGGACCTCGACGGGGTCGACGACGGCCGCAGGCTGCCCGCCGCGATCGAGGCAGCCGCCTACTTCGTCGTCGCCGAGGCGCTCACCAACATCAGCAAGCACAGCGGGGCGACCACCGCGACGGTACGGATCGCCCGCGGACCGGGCGTGCTCCGGGTCCACATCGGCGACGACGGGTGCGGCGGCGCCGACGAGGGCGCCGGCAGCGGACTGGTGGGGATCAGACGGCGGGTCGCCGCGCTGGACGGCACCACCCGTATCGTCAGCCCCACCGGGGGGCCGACGGAGATCGAGGTGGAGCTGCCGTGCGCGTCGTGA
- a CDS encoding LuxR C-terminal-related transcriptional regulator codes for MRVVIAEDNALLREGLTLLLTSSGHEVVADAATGPEILPALLEHRPDAAVLDVRLPPSFRDEGLRAALAARVELPRLPILVLSQYVEETYAAELLAQGAQGIGYLLKDRVGRVDQFLQALERVAAGGTALDPEVVTQLLTRKSAARPLQSLTPREREVLEHMAQGKANGTIAAELTVTERAVSKHIGSIFAKLGLPPDDGSVHRRVLAVLAYLEGNAPQ; via the coding sequence GTGCGCGTCGTGATCGCTGAGGACAATGCGCTGTTGCGGGAGGGGCTGACGCTGCTGCTGACGTCCTCGGGGCACGAGGTCGTCGCGGACGCGGCCACCGGGCCCGAGATCCTGCCCGCCCTGCTGGAACACCGCCCCGACGCGGCGGTCCTGGACGTACGGCTGCCGCCGTCGTTCCGCGACGAGGGGCTGCGGGCGGCGCTCGCCGCACGCGTGGAACTGCCCCGGCTGCCGATCCTGGTGCTCTCGCAGTACGTCGAGGAGACCTACGCGGCGGAGCTGCTGGCCCAGGGCGCGCAGGGCATCGGCTATCTGCTGAAGGACCGGGTGGGCCGGGTCGACCAGTTCCTCCAGGCCCTCGAACGGGTCGCCGCGGGAGGGACCGCGCTCGACCCGGAGGTGGTGACGCAACTGCTGACCAGGAAGTCGGCCGCGCGTCCGCTGCAGAGCCTCACCCCGCGCGAACGGGAGGTGCTGGAACACATGGCCCAGGGCAAGGCGAACGGCACCATCGCCGCTGAACTGACGGTCACCGAGCGGGCGGTGAGCAAACACATCGGCTCGATCTTCGCCAAGCTCGGACTGCCGCCGGACGACGGCTCGGTGCACCGGCGGGTACTGGCGGTACTGGCCTATCTGGAAGGGAACGCCCCGCAGTAG
- a CDS encoding nucleoside/nucleotide kinase family protein, with translation MTPPTPQHLLDRARRLAGTGERRILGIAGPPGAGKSTLAARLVEALEGRAVLVPMDGFHLAGTELRRLGRADRKGAPDTFDEAGYVALLTRLRTPDGDTVYAPAFDRALEEPVAGSVAVPPGVPLVVTEGNYLLHWPRARALLDEAWFLAPDSDERVRRLVERHIAHGRSREAAEAWVHRSDEANTRTVERTRDRADLIVSHL, from the coding sequence ATGACTCCGCCGACTCCGCAGCACCTCCTGGACCGCGCCCGGCGGCTCGCCGGTACCGGAGAACGGCGGATCCTCGGCATCGCGGGCCCGCCCGGCGCCGGGAAGTCCACCCTCGCCGCCCGGCTCGTCGAGGCGCTCGAAGGCCGCGCCGTGCTCGTCCCGATGGACGGGTTCCACCTCGCCGGAACCGAACTGCGCCGCCTCGGCCGCGCCGACCGCAAGGGTGCCCCGGACACCTTCGACGAGGCCGGGTACGTGGCCCTGCTCACCCGGCTGCGGACGCCCGACGGCGACACCGTGTACGCCCCCGCCTTCGACCGGGCGCTGGAGGAGCCGGTCGCCGGATCGGTCGCGGTGCCGCCCGGCGTGCCGCTCGTCGTCACCGAGGGGAACTACCTGCTGCACTGGCCGCGCGCGCGTGCCCTGCTCGACGAGGCGTGGTTCCTGGCCCCCGACAGCGACGAGCGCGTCCGCCGGCTCGTCGAACGGCACATCGCGCACGGCAGGAGCCGCGAGGCGGCCGAGGCCTGGGTGCACCGCTCGGACGAGGCCAACACCCGGACCGTCGAGCGCACCAGGGACCGGGCCGACCTGATCGTGTCGCATCTCTGA
- a CDS encoding aminopeptidase P family protein, with protein sequence MPTEPVPFTADDYRARMARAARSAADAGLAGVLVAPGPDLVHLTGYRPTAATERLTMLVLAAGQDPVLVVPTLEAADAEHAVGAPALTLLDWTDGKDPYALTASLLGADGRFAVSDNGWAMHLLGLQRTLPDSSYVSLTEALPMLRAVKDAPELERLEAAGAAADATYEEILEVRFSGRRETDIAAELAALLRKFGHSQVDFTVVGSGPNGANPHHEAGERVIEAGDMVVLDFGGLKHGYGSDTSRTVHVGEPSVAEQRVHDVVREAQQAGCDAVRPGAACQDIDRAARAVITEAGYGEQFIHRTGHGIGVTTHEPPYMIEGEEQPLVPGMCFSVEPGIYLPGRFGVRIEDIVTVTEDGGRRLNTTRREMAIVE encoded by the coding sequence ATGCCCACCGAACCCGTACCGTTCACCGCCGACGACTACCGCGCCCGGATGGCCCGTGCCGCACGGAGCGCCGCGGACGCCGGACTCGCCGGAGTGCTCGTCGCCCCCGGCCCCGACCTCGTCCACCTCACCGGTTACCGGCCGACCGCGGCCACCGAGCGGCTGACCATGCTGGTCCTCGCAGCGGGCCAGGACCCGGTCCTCGTCGTACCGACGCTGGAGGCCGCGGACGCCGAGCACGCCGTCGGCGCGCCCGCCCTCACCCTGCTGGACTGGACCGACGGCAAGGACCCCTACGCGCTCACCGCGTCGCTGCTCGGCGCGGACGGCCGGTTCGCGGTCAGCGACAACGGCTGGGCGATGCACCTGCTGGGGCTCCAGCGGACCCTGCCCGACAGTTCCTACGTGTCGCTGACCGAGGCCCTGCCGATGCTGCGCGCCGTGAAGGACGCGCCGGAACTGGAGCGCCTCGAAGCGGCGGGAGCGGCGGCCGACGCGACGTACGAGGAGATCCTCGAGGTCCGCTTCTCCGGACGCCGGGAGACGGACATCGCCGCCGAACTGGCCGCGCTGCTGCGGAAGTTCGGCCACTCCCAGGTGGACTTCACGGTCGTCGGGTCCGGCCCCAACGGCGCCAACCCGCACCACGAGGCGGGCGAGCGGGTCATCGAGGCCGGCGACATGGTCGTACTCGACTTCGGTGGCCTCAAGCACGGCTACGGCTCCGACACCTCCCGTACCGTGCACGTCGGCGAGCCGAGCGTCGCCGAGCAGCGGGTGCACGACGTCGTACGCGAGGCGCAGCAGGCCGGCTGCGACGCCGTACGGCCCGGAGCCGCCTGCCAGGACATCGACCGGGCGGCCCGCGCGGTCATCACCGAGGCCGGTTACGGCGAGCAGTTCATCCACCGCACCGGTCACGGCATCGGTGTCACCACCCACGAGCCGCCGTACATGATCGAGGGCGAGGAGCAGCCGCTGGTCCCCGGCATGTGCTTCTCCGTCGAGCCGGGCATCTATCTCCCCGGCCGCTTCGGCGTACGGATCGAGGACATCGTCACGGTCACCGAGGACGGCGGGCGGCGGCTGAACACCACCCGGCGCGAGATGGCGATCGTCGAGTAG